Part of the Arachis hypogaea cultivar Tifrunner chromosome 6, arahy.Tifrunner.gnm2.J5K5, whole genome shotgun sequence genome, GTCACCCCACTACTAGCAGCTACTCAATCACCATGCAAATTGCGTTTTGTGGAAGTCATTGCAGATGTTGCTTTTGAACTTTGACATATACACAATAGCAGTTAGTGCAACTACTACTTAATTATGAAATTTAATTAGTTAGTAACTTGAGTAAGGTTCACTCATTTTCCTTTTAACAAAGATAGCAACAACTTTATTGGAAGAATAAGAAATAGATTAATTACTAAAGCGAGTATATAAAGGAGCGTATTCAGAGAagttttttcttagttttacacTTTCCCTTATAAAATTAACGATGAAAGGttatattttacctttttttttaattgtaaaaaaaaattgagaaaatttattctttaaatttgaaGCTCAATATATAAATTAGGGGTGGCAAAGTGAGTCAGCttgttctaacttataccattcCACCTGCTAATTAAGGTGGGTTTAAAATACTAATTTATCCCATTTTATGGTGGATTGGCAGACTGGCGGATTAacccgttttttttttaaataaaatttattaaaattaaccaaaaaataataattaaaaaattaaatacaaataaaaaatagttaaattataatataatttttttaatttttaacttcaataaaattattcaaaataatatttgtcaatagaatcatctttattttgaaaaataaatcacataatttaagcatatatacaaaattataaaataaaataaataaagttaataactaaaaaaagaataaaaacaaaaaaaaagtgtttgaaaatTATATACTTATTAATTTTATAGTagtaattacttttttatttaataaaaaaataaaaatctttgacCGACAGTCCTCTGTTCTGTCCCGCCAAAATCCATAAATTTGACTGTACGGGTTCGacagatttttttaatttgacggaTTTCAAATCTTAGTCCGATCCGTATTTTTAAGCGGGTTTGGCAGGTCGACCTGACTTCAGACCGTTTTGCCACTCCTATATACAATTAGCAAAAAAAATACATAGAAATacatcaaataaaatagtatactGTATAAGTATAataaaactagaacaatcccgcTACGGAAATACTAAGAATCGTGCactaaattaattactaatataaaatatatatatatatatatatatatatatatatatatatatatatgatttatttGGTAACTAAATTTTAGAGTAcatataacatttttaaaattcaaaaataaaaaaatattttgatttctcattttcaaattaattagccacaaaaaattaacttttttcattatatttatttattgttagtaGAATTTTGTAaggaaattaaatatatttaaataacatACATTATTGCACTATCTAGTATAAGCTTCATAAAGtagatttttattttctgaaacaAACCAAATTTTGTTACCACCTTTCAATTGCTGAAGAAAGAATGTTtaagtaaaattaataaaatcaaacaaacatgaaattttcaagaaatttgataaatttagaaaaataataaaaaccagCCAGTTACGTTACAATAACTCAATAAGTTGAATCACCACTTTGGGCTTGCAATTTACtgattaatattaattagttaaatatttttttgtgaataTATCTGTTCCTAACAAAATATGTGTCAACCTATAAATTATTAAAGTAACGATGCACTACaacatctatttttttttttaaatatgatatgTATTAGATTAATTAGACGGTCAatattgattattattttttaatttaaaagtaattatttagttatatctctttcaatttaatatatttactaaaatgtcttttatattattttattttttttgaattataatctcaatattaataattatgataaaatcttcatctattaaatacatattttttcccGTAGAATTTATATATCTTCTTGTATAATTAATATGTTAACAACAATAATagtaatttgtattttattttttaataattaataaaatataacctactatctttagaaaataaataaataaataaataaagtaacaacaacatcaacaatataTATAGTAGAAATGTTCTTTTGTTATGATTATATGAACATCAATTTGGCATCAATAAGATTTTCGACTTTTGAGTGTTAGTATCATAGTTTCATTTTTTTGCTTGGGTTGTTatctatctatttttttaaagtttatttttcaaatttaaagttaaatttttcaattccaattaaaaaaaaatatatcaaacaaCTTAGCTAgatgaataaatttaaaatacagTTAATTACTAAGAATTTTAAAACATCAATATAATACTTTAATTTATCAAAGCATGAAAATATCATATTAAAatttagggttaagtatgattttagttcttaatatagaggtgaaaaatTTATTTCATTCTCAGCCTTTTTTTCGTAACAAAATGGTCTCGAAAGTTTCAATTTGTTTCTAAATCGtcttttttaccaaatttttttatttttattaccaaattacccttaataaaaaaataaaaaaataaaaaaaacgtgTAAAGGGAAAAGGGGGAAGCGAAAACGCGAAGGGAGAATGGTGGGAAGGGGTTCGGGAAGAAGTGGAGGAAGGGAAGGGGAGGGGTCCTCGCCGCCGCCGCTGCTGCTCCTCATCGTTCAGTCCTCGTCGTCTCCGCTGGATCTCACCGCCAGATTTTGTCGCTGCTTTTCTTCCTGGCTTGACGTTGATGGTAGCAGATCCGCGAGGGTGGACGTCGCGCGCCGCTCGCCGTTTCTGCTCCTCCTCCTCGCTCGGTCGCCGGTCATCGCTGCTCTTCGCCGGTTTCTGGTTTCTTCTGGTTCTGATTATCAATTCTTCTAATTTCTGTtcttttgttgttcttttgatTCCATTATCCATTGTTTTTTCTGAGTTTTGAGTTATGGGTATTTTTCTGAGTTCTGGGTTCTTGttgttcttttgttgttgttgttcttgtgcTTGTAgctgcttttgttgttgttgttcttttgattccattgttgttctttgcTTCTGGTCATTGGTGTTGCTTCTGTTATGCTTTTGCATCTGTTCTGGTTCAGCTTCTGCATTTGGttgattttgagaaaaaaaaggaaagaatatttttgttcgaaggacgattttaaaataaattgaaatttttgggactattttatagcgaaaaaaaaggcaaagacaaaataaatttttgacatCTACgttagaaaccaaaatcataattaaccctaaaatttatcaaaaaatatgaTTAACAATAGCTCTAGaattatatttctattttctaaCCCAAATTAGTGCGCGTTAGTGTGAGTAATAAATTTGATCACTTAAAGGTAAtatatttgtaacaaaatttttagtGAATATATTCTTTTGCAGGTAATTTAATGTGAGTAAAAGTCTATGGTTGCAATTTGTAACGGTTTATCCATAGAGTTTAGTTAGTAAATAACTGTCGCACATCGTAACATGCAAAAATAGAAAACTTAAATGGCAGTGTTGTAATTTGATGATGAATAATAGGATACACTTGCAATTAACTCACGTGGCACCGACAGCAGGTCAGAAATCAAACCGGCAGCAACCGGTACTTCGTGGGACAGCCTGGTTAGTgcccaaaaatatatatatttatggtaTGGAAAAATAATCATACACCCTTCATTGTCTCTTTCAGTGTTAACCGAATTTGATTGTGATGCATCaaccaaattaaaaattatatgcaACATATGGTACTGGAAATCCATGTGTATAATAGTTATTCAACATATGCATACcaaatatcattttggattataaGTAACTCAACAAAATTTTAACAATGCACAAGAAAAACTGTTAATTTTATGTATAATAAACAAAATTAGTCTGGTTTTGTTTCACTATTTTAAAATGACTAACTATAAGTTCCAAATCACTCAAacttctctctcatattttttttttttagttacaaatttttgaaacaattttttttttcaaatcctaattaacCATTATTTCAATCATATTATTAATTGCTTATTAGAAATTAACTACAAAGATGGAAGTCTCTTCACATCTctctccccccccccctttcCTCCATCTTTAAAACTTGAAAACCTTTAACCAAAGAATAATATACTTATTACCTTAACCTACTCCATGCTCATATAAGCAAAATCTTGCTAAATTAttatactttatatttttttggtACATACATTTAGACTTCTAACAACccattcaattcaaaattatttttttattattagagatataattatttatgtatattttttattcaatttaaattaaaaaaaacatcaTCATGATATAATATCACAAACTTTATGATCAAaatgtataaaattttatattcagtGAACAAAAAatgtaagataaaataaataaaaataaaaaagcctacaaaaaattattatttaaaaatatattaaaaatataactatttattaccttcttttattaatttatttttttaaaataatattacagGCATTTATGTAATAAAAGTACAAAAGTTCATTAATTGAAGGGAACTAGAGAACGATCGGCATATAAATATTTGCATGCCCCATCTGCACCTAACAAAAGACTTTCTTAATCTTGAGCCAGGGAATCAGCTGGACCTTAGAGGATTCTCTAGATTACCGGGAACCGACGCATCCGGTAAAAAAGAACCTATCCACCGTACTAAAAAATGGTAATTAAAATCAGACACAGCATAAGAAATAGCCAATCACAGAACTGAGAGAAGTGAATGAATATGATGTTGATAGCTGGAAATGAAAGCAAGCAAACAAGTAACTCAATAAAGAGAATGAGAAAGATGGGACATTGAGTGTGGCCGAAGCTTCTTCATTCTCTTTTTGGCGTCGTCTTTCTTTTCGTGTCACTGTCTCAAAATCTCATTAATATCGTTTTAAGAGTTTTTAAGGCATTGAAATCTGTGCCAATACAAAACAAGCAAAAACCATGGAAGCAACTGCTGGAATGGTTGCTGGCTCGCATAAGAGGAACGAGCTTGTTCGAATTCGCCACGATTCTGAAACCGCCGTTAgtatttctttttatattatattatatattcatACATAGCTATTTTCAACGATGGATCTGAGTATCTTAAGTTCTTAACCTTTCATTGTTACTGATAACTGTGATAAGTATATATCTTAACTTCGAAGTTAGTATGTGTCGGTTTCAATTCTTacctatgctttgactttacAAAAGTCACATAATGCGATTGATGTGAATGTGATGCTATTGATATGTTTCTTTTCATGGAGTTCTGCTTTGATGCATTACTTTAGTGTTTGTGATATTCAGGGCATGGATTGGATCTATGTGTAGTTCGTGAGGATTTAGATATGTATCTCTGAAATAGTCTATGTAGTATTTGGATACTCTAGAAGTGAGAAATTAAAAGGTTACCATCTTTAGATCAAATAATCTGAGATTGGATATTTTTCTTATAGATCTATGTACTTATATAGTGATATTATATTATTgctaattgttaatgaattgaacttaactttttttcttattatacaTCATAAAGATTGTAATGAAGTCAAACTAATTTCCATTCTAAGATTCTAACTAGGCCTACTTGAGCATTTCCTTTGGATGGTAAATGACTAGTTTTGTTTATCAGTTTATAAGAGTTTGATGAAGCTAATCTGGTTTAAATTCTACTGATGTAATTCAACTTGTGAAATGCCTTTTTTTCTATAGCCTAAACCCCTGAAGAATTTGAATGGACAAATCTGTCAAATTTGTGGTGAAACTGTTGGATTAACAGACAGCGGCGATGTCTTTGTTGCTTGCAATGAGTGTGCATTTCCAGTTTGTCGTCCTTGTTATGAATACGAGCGAAAGGATGGGAACCAGTGTTGCCCCCAGTGCAAGACTAGATACAAAAGGCACAAAGGTAGTTTACTTTGTGCatgtgttttctttttttctgttttggACTCTGATGATCCTTTGTCTTAACTTCGAATTGAACTGAAAGAATCATCTTTGGATTTCAGGGAGTCCTCGAGTGGATGGAGATGAAGATGAGGATGATGTTGATGATTTGGAGAATGAGTTCAGTTATGGCCAAGGAAAACCCAAGGCACGGCCGCAGTGGGATGAAGATGCTGACATCTCTTCCTCTTCAAGACATGAACAACCAATTCCACTGTTGACTCATCGACACCAAGTAATGCATCAAACTTGGATTTTTAGATTCTAACTATAATAACTTATTTCCCTGGTTGGATCTTACTTCATATTGTGCATTTCCATGCTCTTGCTTCTATGATTAGCAATTTCCATAATCATGAAGTAATAATGTTTAGTTAACTTCTCATACTACTTCATTTGCAATATCACTTACTGAACAAGTTTTTGTACAGATTTCTAGTGAGATTGCTACACCTGATACGCAATCAGTTCGAACTACATCAGGCCCTTTGGGTCCATCTGACAAGGTTCACTCACTTCCATATGTTGATCCAAGGCAACCAGGTGTGGGTTTGGCTTGAACTGATGATATACCATATTATATTTTCATGGTTGTTATGGATTCTTACTTGATCATATCTTTCTTGTTACAGTTCCAGTAAGAATTGTAGATCCATCAAAGGACTTAAATTCTTATGGTCTTGGAAATGTTGACTGGAAAGAAAGGGTTGAAAGTTGGAAACTCAAGCAGGAGAAGAATGTGGTGCATGTGAATGGTAGTAGATACAATGAGGGGAAAGGTGATATTGAAGGAACTGGTTCCAATGGAGAAGAACTTCAAATGTAAGCCACTACATATAAAAGTCACTAGTTATCAATTTCTTTGAGGCTAATTGTTTTTGTTCATGACAGGATTGATGATGCCAGACAACCTTTGAGTCGTGTGGTGCCTATTCCTTCATCTCAGATAACTCCTTATCGTGTCGTGATCATACTCCGGTTAATTATTCTGGCTTTCTTCTTGCAATATCGTACAACTCATCCTGTGAAGGATGCATACCCTCTATGGTTGACATCAGTTATTTGTGAGATCTGGTTTGCCTTATCCTGGCTCTTGGATCAGTTTCCAAAATGGTCTCCCATCAATCGCGAGACATACCTTGATAGGCTTGCTCTAAGGTCAGGATATCTGACTTTTTAACATATTTGGTTGGAATCTGATTTTTAAGTATATTTGTTTTGCTATTTTACTAATCTTAGGTTGACTTGTTTAGGTATGACCGTGATGGAGAACCTTCGCAATTGGCCCCGGTGGATGTGTTTGTTAGTACAGTGGATCCTCTCAAAGAGCCTCCTCTCATAACAGCAAACACTGTTCTGTCTATACTCGCAGTTGATTATCCTGTCGACAAGGTTTCTTGCTATGTATCAGATGATGGTTCGGCTATGTTGACCTTTGAAGCCCTTTCAGAAACAGCcgagtttgcaaagaagtgggtTCCCTTCTGCAAGAAGCACAATATTGAGCCAAGAGCCCCAGAGTTTTATTTTGCACAGAAGATTGATTACTTGAAGGACAAGGTTCAACCCTCTTTTGTAAAAGAGCGCCGCGCAATGAAGGTTATTCTTGAGAATGCAAATTGTGATCCATTTTCAGCTAAACGCTCCTAATTTGTCCACACACACAACATACCAACTGAAAACTTTGTTAACTACAAAGCACATTGTCAaaacttatcttttatcttatagtgaattaaaaatatttatcattttgCTAAACAGAGAGAATATGAAGAATTTAAAATACGGATCAATGCCCTTGTCGCAAAAGCTCAAAAGACACCAGAAGAAGGATGGACAATGCAGGATGGAACTTCTTGGCCTGGAAATAATCCTAGGGATCATCCAGGAATGATTCAGGTATTGCCATTTTAACCATGCTACTTGTACATAAAAAAATAGCCTTCAAATCAACCACTCTTATAGAATAcatatagaaatacaaaatatacattgaaaatgtgTAAAACAACAACACATGTATATATAGACAAATACATAGTAGCTGATTTGATGACTATTTTGTGTGCACatagtattttttgttttctcttataAGTATTTTGTATGTTGCGCTTTGACACTAATGCTGTCTGTTGTTTGTAGGTCTTCTTGGGTCATAGTGGAGGTCTTGATACAGATGGAAATGAGCTACCAAGACTTGTTTATGTTTCTCGTGAAAAGCGACCAGGCTTCCAACATCACAAGAAAGCCGGAGCTATGAATGCTCTGGTTCGTTAccctgaattttatttaatttgtttaatggTTTGTCTGATGTTCACATTAATTTTGATCAATGATTTCACCTGATGCCtacattttcttagtaaataatttGGGTTTATGGACATTTATGTTCGTGAAGTTTTAATCATTAGATAGGTTAGAAGGAAAAAGATacatgacaaaataaaaaaaaagtacataTTTTCTAAGGCTGCTTTTGGAGATGATATTTTACCATCTGGATGACTGTATTTTATTGTTATCTCTTTCAGCAAATTGCTTTGGTATTTTCTTCATCTTTCATGTTTTGGTATCATATGAATGCTATGTTCTGAGCAATTGTATATAAGCATATATAACTATGGTTCATCCTGTGTGATTGTAGATTCGAGTTTCTGCTGTCTTGACAAATGGCGCATATCTATTGAACGTCGATTGTGATCATTACTTCAATAACAGCAAAGCTCTAAAAGAAGCCATGTGTTTCATGATGGATCCAGCTCTTGGAAAGAAGACATGTTATGTGCAGTTTCCTCAGCGTTTCGATGGCATTGATTTGCACGATCGATATGCCAACCGCAACATTGTTTTCTTTGATGTAAGTATCATGTATTGTGAAGTTAGAAGATATAaactattttctttccttttttttttgaaacaaaggaagctcaacacattaaagtggagcaaataaaagaaaaaagaagacacATAACTAGCTACCAACAAATAAACCAACCCCTACTATCCCCAGTACTCTCATCCTCCCCCAGGATCACCACCACTCCATTCCGTGTAGCTCATCAACGTCCTTGTGTGTATGACCTCCAGGCTTGCTCTTGCATTCTTGAAGATTCGTGCATTCCGTTCCAACCAGATGTTCCAAATCACTGCAAAGAACACTGACATCCACATCTTCTTCCCCTGTTGTCTATTATGCATTCCATGCCAACTCTCAAACATTTCTTTAACAGTTCCGGGAATCACCCACTCCCTTCCTAGTAACCTCAGCCACttgcaccacacctgccatgttaCCTCACACCTAAGGAATAAATGCTCAACAGATTCTAATTCCTTGGTACACAGTACACACATACTATCCCCCAGAATGTTGACTCCTAGTTTAGTCAGCCGCTCCTTGGTGTTAACTCTACCCACTAGCACAAACCACCCAAAGAGCTCAATTCTCGGAGGAACGAAACCTTTCCAAATGGAACTCGTGAAGCTATAACTCGTTATCTCAGCTGATAATGTCTCCGCTTGTATAGCCTGGATCACAGAACTAGTAGAGAAAATACCTTTATTTTCAAACTTCCACACCACATTGTCCTCCCTACCTGATGACAACCTCACTGGCCTTAACCTCTCATGCAGTTGATTGACAAGCTCCAGCTCCCATTGGAACAGTGCCCTCCTCCATTGAAAATTCCAAATCCAATCAAGCCCATCCCAAAAACCACACTCCCCGATGACAAGTCCTTGCTGACTGGAAATAGAGTAGAGTCTCGGATGACTTCCTTTCAGAGTACCACCTTGAACCCAGTTATCTTCCCAAAATCGAGTCTGCATACCATTGCCTACTTCCATTGCCAGTCCACTTACCACTTTATCACGAATCCGCGGTTCTTTTATATTCAGCTGACATATGTCCTTCCAAGGGCCACCCTTTACTGGTAAAGGCTGAGTTGCTAACATGACATCCGGGTTCAACTTATTACACGAACACACAATCTTCTTCCACAGCgggcaatcctcctttgaaaacctccaccaccacttaaacagaagCGCTGTGTTTCTCAGCACTGCATCACCAACCCCCAATCCCCCAACCTTTTTTGGAGCCTGAACTATCTCCCACTTTACCATAGGTATACCATAGTTCCCGTTCTCCCTGCACCACATAAAGTTCCGTTGTAAAGCAATCAGCTTGTCCGCTACCGCCTTCGGCATCTTGTATAGACTAAGGTAGTAGATGGGGAGACTATTCAGCACCGATTTGATAAGGACCAGCTTACCTGATTTATtcaaaaccttggctttccacaAACTCAGCTTCTGTTCCACCTTATCAATGATTGgtttccaagtcttcaccaaGCGCGGATTCGCACCTAGAGAAACTCCCAAGTATCTAACCGGTAGAGAAGCTTGTTGGCATCCCAGCAGTCCACATGCCTGATCAATCCATCCTTGCTTACAGTTCACCGATATCAGATTcgatttatcaaagttaatgctcagcccagacatcaactcaaagcaccGTAACAGTCTCTTATAGTTTACTATTTTCTTTCCTTAAGTTGCTCTATttaacctttttcttttttgatgacACAGATCAACTTGAAGGGTCTGGATGGTATTCAGGGACCAGTGTATGTCGGAACTGGTTGTTGTTTCAATAGGCAGGCTTTGTATGGTTATGATCCTGTTTTGACTGAGGAAGATTTGGAACCTAACATTATTGTGAAGAGTTGCTGTGGTTCGAGAAAGAAGGGAAGGGGTGGGAACAAGAAATACATTGACAAGAAGAGGGCTGCAAAAAGAACTGAATCAACCATTCCTATCTTTAATGTTGAAGACATTGAAGAGGGTGTTGAAGGTCTGCTTTTTCTTGTGGATTTTTTTTAGTAGAATATACTTTAATTGCATTCTTCCTCTCAGAAAATTGATCTTATTTGATGCATGTGTTTTCTTTTGCAGGGTATGATGATGAGAGGTCACTGCTTATGTCTCAAAAGAGGTTAGAGAAGCGTTTTGGTCAGTCTCCGGTTTTCATAGCTGCCACCTTCATGGAGCAGGGTGGCATTCCTCCTTCCACCAATCCCGCGACGCTTCTGAAGGAAGCAATCCATGTTATTAGCTGCGGTTATGAAGACAAGACAGAATGGGGCAAAGAGGTTAGCAAATTAGTAGCTACTTAACATTGTTCTTTAGGAATCAcaaaaaagaaatctgaaaatgagACTAATGAAACAGTTCTATTCAGCTTATTTATAAAATCTTTTGTGATTCTACCAGATTGGATGGATATATGGCTCTGTGACTGAAGATATCTTGACTGGATTCAAGATGCATGCTCGTGGTTGGATTTCCATCTATTGCATGCCACCTCGCCCGGCGTTTAAGGGTTCTGCTCCCATCAATCTTTCGGACCGTCTCAACCAGGTGCTCCGGTGGGCCTTGGGTTCCATTGAGATCTTCCTAAGCAGACATTGTCCCTTGTGGTATGGCTACAATGGTAGATTGAAGCTTCTTCAAAGGCTGGCCTACATCAACACCATTGTCTATCCCCTTACTTCAATCCCACTTCTTGCTTACTGCATACTTCCTGCATTTTGTCTTCTcacaaataaatttattattcctGAGGTAAGTAATTGCTTCTTCTCAAAGCTTCAATTTTCAtccataaatttataataatcttCAGTGCAGTGTTATCATTAGAGTAAACTAAAATGCCAAAGGTAACTCTTAAAAGACTTTGCTGAGAAATAATCTCTCAAAAGATTGATTCATTTTAGTCTTAACCAAATCACTATTTTGGCCCTGGAAATATTAGTTTTTTGACAAATTAGTCTTCACTATGGATGGATTTGCCAAGCAGAACTAATCTTTCAGATGCCATACAATAATTATCAATCGTTGAGGGGCCATTTTACCAGTGAACTAATCTTTTCAGGATTAAAACAATTCTTTTCTGTACAATAGAAATCAAGTGAGTGAGTGAAATGTGGTTAATTTTGGCAGATAAGCAACTTTGCCAGCATGTGGTTCATTCTCCTCTTCGTCTCGATTTTCGTGACTTCAATTCTTGAGCTTAGATGGAGTGGTGTGAGCATAGAAGACTGGTGGAGGAATGAACAGTTTTGGGTTATTGGTGGTACATCAGCACATCTTTTTGCTGTGTTCCAAGGTCTTCTCAAAGTCCTTGCAGGCATTGATACAAACTTCACCGTCACGTCAAAGGCGTCAGACGAGGACGGAGAATTTGCTGAGCTCTACGTGTTCAAATGGACATCACTTCTCATCCCTCCAACAACAGTGCTCATAGTGAACCTTGTAGGTATTGTGGCTGGTGTGTCATATGCTATAAACAGTGGATACCAATCTTGGGGACCATTGTTTGGGAAGCTTTTCTTTGCTATATGGGTCATTGCTCATTTGTACCCATTCTTGAAGGGTCTTTTGGGAAGGCAAAACCGCACACCAACCATTGTTATTGTTTGGTCAGTTCTCCTTGCTTCCATATTCTCCTTGTTGTGGGTTAGGATTGACCCTTTCACCACTGAAGCCTCAAAAAATGCTAATGGTCAATGTGGTATCAACTGCTAGAGATACACTTGTTAAACTCACCATCCTCTATTGTTTCATTATTCGGAGACACACAAGGTTGCCATAGTGTATATACCGAATTCATTGAGAAATGTTTTATGTACTTATTCTACTTGACAAGACGAGATAAGTACAGATAACATACACCTAATTCATTCTCTCAAGGTTCTTATGGAGGAAACAAGTGAAGAAGGGTTCTTGATAAAGATTTAAACGTAGAAGACTTAACCCTTTGTGTTGTGTtgtattatttgtttattttatttattgatacgTATTCCTTTTTCTGGTATATACCAAGATAGTTGAGCAAAATATCCGTGTGatagttttgaacttttgatttgtattggattaataattaataatttaatgaaagaaaacaaGCTGCTATTTGTTGCTCAAATTTGTGAATTTATCATTTACCTTATCTTTGTTGTCATATTATGATTCAGAACCGTGAAAATGAGCACCAAAATACTTCAAAGAGATTAAATAGTATTTTCACATTATTAGCAATGTCCATAGATACATCAGCATTTTCATTTTGACCTTCCAATGTATATTACTTGATTTTATTGACCATAACATTCAAAGACACCAAGCAAATTTATAATGCAAAAAAGTTTCATCAATTAAATTTACAAGTTATCCACTCCATCACAAGATccaagatataaaataaattactCTTGTATGGTTTACCCAacaatagaatataaaataaaaaaaagtatttacaaaagtatatttatacatgttttacacatatatatgtatattttattttttactatattttagaGATCTATGTAAACAATATTTAAAGAATTACATTGATATCACTCAAGGTTAGTACAATGTTTATAATTTTGTTGTTTCTTAGTTACATAGTGTTTTTTTTACCCGAAGAAAGAAGCAATAAGCAACACCACAATTTCATAACCTTCTGAGAAAGATACCTCATattccataaaaaaaatttgtcaagGCTGTTGAGACAACACAGTGAAATGCTACAAACTTAACATTACTCATGAAGCAAGTGTACCCTTTAATAGTCTCTCAGCTTccaaatcatcaccatcatcatcataatcaccGGTATTCTTCTCAACATCCACCGTTGTATCACGCTGCACCGGGGCAGGCCCTGTAACTGACTGCTGATAAAGAACTCCACCAACAATGGTGAATAGCAAACAAA contains:
- the LOC112755689 gene encoding cellulose synthase A catalytic subunit 1 [UDP-forming], translating into MEATAGMVAGSHKRNELVRIRHDSETAPKPLKNLNGQICQICGETVGLTDSGDVFVACNECAFPVCRPCYEYERKDGNQCCPQCKTRYKRHKGSPRVDGDEDEDDVDDLENEFSYGQGKPKARPQWDEDADISSSSRHEQPIPLLTHRHQISSEIATPDTQSVRTTSGPLGPSDKVHSLPYVDPRQPVPVRIVDPSKDLNSYGLGNVDWKERVESWKLKQEKNVVHVNGSRYNEGKGDIEGTGSNGEELQMIDDARQPLSRVVPIPSSQITPYRVVIILRLIILAFFLQYRTTHPVKDAYPLWLTSVICEIWFALSWLLDQFPKWSPINRETYLDRLALRYDRDGEPSQLAPVDVFVSTVDPLKEPPLITANTVLSILAVDYPVDKVSCYVSDDGSAMLTFEALSETAEFAKKWVPFCKKHNIEPRAPEFYFAQKIDYLKDKVQPSFVKERRAMKREYEEFKIRINALVAKAQKTPEEGWTMQDGTSWPGNNPRDHPGMIQVFLGHSGGLDTDGNELPRLVYVSREKRPGFQHHKKAGAMNALIRVSAVLTNGAYLLNVDCDHYFNNSKALKEAMCFMMDPALGKKTCYVQFPQRFDGIDLHDRYANRNIVFFDINLKGLDGIQGPVYVGTGCCFNRQALYGYDPVLTEEDLEPNIIVKSCCGSRKKGRGGNKKYIDKKRAAKRTESTIPIFNVEDIEEGVEGYDDERSLLMSQKRLEKRFGQSPVFIAATFMEQGGIPPSTNPATLLKEAIHVISCGYEDKTEWGKEIGWIYGSVTEDILTGFKMHARGWISIYCMPPRPAFKGSAPINLSDRLNQVLRWALGSIEIFLSRHCPLWYGYNGRLKLLQRLAYINTIVYPLTSIPLLAYCILPAFCLLTNKFIIPEISNFASMWFILLFVSIFVTSILELRWSGVSIEDWWRNEQFWVIGGTSAHLFAVFQGLLKVLAGIDTNFTVTSKASDEDGEFAELYVFKWTSLLIPPTTVLIVNLVGIVAGVSYAINSGYQSWGPLFGKLFFAIWVIAHLYPFLKGLLGRQNRTPTIVIVWSVLLASIFSLLWVRIDPFTTEASKNANGQCGINC